In bacterium, one DNA window encodes the following:
- a CDS encoding C25 family cysteine peptidase, giving the protein MFLVLIFSFSLQVSFPLTSEKAVDLILKELTTELPVLYYKGRPSIPAKTLSFSLKGFKGVEVKPVQVETIKVNGIIPPTLPPQVLSMKTVKEENPFDSLFYSEKAFYPDSYFTYRVITKGVDTTLELILFPFRYNPGDSVAEYIRIFSIRIEGEITKQGFYQPLYLIIAPQNFRDFLNPLIRLRKQKGYKVVFKALEEIFSEYQGRNDAEKIRNFLKMYSSYEGERFLLLVGDETLIPLVYLYAFDCQAGFMPNENDIPSDLYYADIDGDYDANGNMVYGEVEDSVELYPDFYVGRLPVKDTVELANYLYKLLGYEVAPDNPSLLKAVFLAQILWEIPYTDQSIHKENIRKKFLPPDYIVFGFYESYGNAIKSEIINSLNSGVNLVNHDGHGWITAMWFGNDFIGISDTVALTNVYTPFFLYSIGCWVGAMDYPSLAEALVTARGGALGVVANSRYGWGAPGNPGFGYSDIFDNEFFKLLFKNQDDELGKVFWNHKASFAPLARDSNVYRWCYYEINLFGDPALYLWREKPKELEIFSKDIGDTNIRLVVGYDGQPLSGVTATLMVGDSVLAVKKSDFSGIISLDIDTLCDSVLITLWKPSFHIYSEWVELKRRDIVFDVKVKNDGSFRDWVWAGENNILSLTIANGGESPFADTISLSSSGLLFDPDRISVNLQTGESLRFDVICIVPESLKKNTVKTLRIRSRKGESFHSLKIAWPSIRFVSYASGDSSLILRFVNSSFMRLKGRVLGVYEVPGLVPLGFYNDSLLVESQAEFTLETDVPKGRNLRLFFEFNGIYLKFDISLIFDSELFYTDFERMDKWYGDTTYFCLSDQAGPFDKYLTYKDEFAPFPLQAKIYSERFRLNGKFKLGLYFTYSFPIYGTTGVKISLRKEWLSGGDVLRTEVEDIAFLGAGGALDEKSIYGNWAYYQYEGEVEDNPDYVRVLITFTKDSSSETYWGLDEIKIVSAEEDIVRKEELSFEGVKILNFPMIVRGGSFRFLLLSQNSEFINLGLFDVNGRLIKSFNFALAEGINELVVPLLGIKSGVYFVKILDKTKRMVIVK; this is encoded by the coding sequence ATGTTTCTCGTTTTAATATTTTCCTTTTCACTGCAGGTTAGTTTTCCCTTAACCAGTGAAAAGGCAGTGGACTTAATTTTAAAGGAACTCACCACCGAGCTTCCGGTGTTGTACTATAAGGGGAGACCGAGCATACCCGCTAAAACTCTTTCTTTTTCTTTGAAGGGTTTCAAAGGGGTTGAAGTGAAACCAGTTCAGGTAGAGACAATCAAGGTTAACGGTATTATCCCCCCTACCTTACCCCCTCAAGTTCTTTCAATGAAAACTGTAAAAGAAGAAAACCCTTTTGACAGCCTTTTCTATAGTGAAAAAGCTTTCTATCCCGATAGTTACTTCACGTATAGAGTTATAACAAAGGGCGTTGATACAACCCTTGAACTCATACTCTTCCCTTTTCGATATAATCCCGGGGATTCCGTTGCGGAGTATATTAGGATTTTTTCAATCAGGATTGAAGGAGAAATTACGAAACAGGGTTTCTATCAACCCCTTTACCTTATAATAGCCCCGCAAAATTTTAGAGATTTCCTAAATCCCTTAATAAGATTGCGAAAGCAGAAAGGATACAAGGTTGTATTCAAGGCTCTGGAAGAGATATTCTCAGAGTACCAAGGCAGAAATGATGCGGAGAAAATTCGCAATTTTTTAAAAATGTACTCAAGTTACGAGGGTGAGAGATTTTTGCTTTTGGTGGGTGACGAGACGTTAATCCCTTTGGTTTATCTCTATGCTTTTGATTGTCAGGCTGGTTTTATGCCCAATGAAAATGATATACCTTCTGACCTTTATTATGCAGATATTGATGGTGATTACGATGCTAACGGAAATATGGTTTACGGTGAAGTCGAAGATTCCGTTGAACTTTACCCCGATTTTTATGTGGGAAGACTGCCTGTAAAAGATACTGTAGAACTTGCTAATTACTTGTATAAACTTTTGGGGTACGAAGTAGCCCCTGATAATCCTTCTCTTCTTAAGGCGGTTTTTCTCGCTCAAATTTTGTGGGAAATCCCTTATACAGATCAATCGATTCACAAAGAGAACATTCGTAAAAAATTTCTTCCTCCAGACTATATTGTTTTTGGGTTCTACGAAAGTTACGGTAACGCCATAAAGAGCGAGATCATCAATTCTTTAAATAGTGGTGTCAATCTGGTAAACCACGATGGGCATGGATGGATTACTGCGATGTGGTTCGGAAACGATTTTATCGGAATTTCCGATACAGTGGCTCTAACCAACGTTTACACCCCCTTCTTTCTATACTCCATAGGCTGTTGGGTCGGGGCGATGGATTACCCTTCTCTGGCGGAAGCACTTGTAACGGCCAGGGGCGGTGCGTTAGGTGTTGTTGCCAATTCCCGTTATGGTTGGGGAGCCCCAGGAAATCCAGGATTTGGGTACTCTGATATCTTTGACAATGAATTCTTTAAGTTACTTTTTAAGAATCAGGATGATGAACTGGGAAAGGTTTTTTGGAATCACAAGGCAAGTTTTGCTCCGCTGGCAAGAGATTCAAACGTTTATCGATGGTGTTATTATGAGATCAACCTTTTCGGAGACCCTGCACTCTATCTGTGGAGGGAGAAACCTAAGGAGTTGGAAATCTTTTCAAAGGATATTGGCGATACTAATATCAGATTGGTTGTGGGTTATGATGGACAACCTTTAAGCGGGGTAACCGCTACCTTAATGGTAGGCGATTCAGTTCTCGCGGTTAAGAAATCCGATTTTTCGGGAATAATTTCCCTCGACATAGATACGCTTTGCGATTCTGTCCTTATTACCCTCTGGAAACCCAGCTTTCACATCTACTCTGAGTGGGTTGAGTTAAAAAGAAGAGATATAGTTTTTGATGTTAAAGTTAAGAATGATGGAAGTTTCAGGGATTGGGTGTGGGCAGGTGAAAATAACATTTTAAGCCTAACTATAGCGAATGGAGGAGAATCCCCCTTTGCTGACACAATTTCATTGTCATCATCAGGGCTCCTATTTGATCCTGATCGAATATCTGTGAATCTTCAAACCGGGGAAAGTTTGAGATTTGATGTGATATGTATAGTACCAGAAAGTTTGAAGAAGAATACCGTTAAAACCTTGAGAATTCGTTCAAGAAAAGGGGAGAGCTTTCACTCTCTAAAAATTGCCTGGCCCTCAATCCGCTTTGTTTCTTATGCTTCAGGGGATAGTTCCCTTATTTTGAGATTTGTAAATAGTTCCTTTATGAGGCTCAAGGGACGAGTGCTTGGTGTTTATGAGGTTCCCGGCCTTGTTCCCTTAGGATTTTACAATGATTCTCTTTTAGTGGAAAGCCAAGCGGAGTTTACATTAGAAACTGATGTCCCCAAAGGTAGAAATTTACGTCTCTTTTTTGAGTTTAACGGCATCTATTTAAAGTTTGATATTTCCTTGATTTTTGACTCCGAACTTTTTTATACCGATTTTGAAAGAATGGACAAATGGTATGGAGATACAACTTATTTTTGTCTTTCAGATCAAGCAGGGCCATTTGATAAATATTTAACCTACAAAGATGAATTTGCACCCTTCCCGTTACAGGCAAAAATTTACTCGGAAAGGTTTAGATTAAATGGAAAATTTAAGCTCGGCCTTTATTTCACCTACAGTTTCCCCATTTACGGTACAACGGGAGTTAAGATTTCACTACGGAAGGAGTGGTTAAGTGGAGGGGATGTTTTGAGGACAGAAGTTGAGGATATTGCCTTTCTTGGTGCGGGTGGTGCCTTGGATGAGAAGTCAATCTATGGAAACTGGGCTTACTATCAATATGAAGGAGAAGTTGAAGACAACCCCGATTATGTGAGGGTTTTAATAACCTTTACAAAAGATAGTTCTTCCGAAACTTATTGGGGTCTGGATGAAATCAAAATTGTGAGTGCAGAAGAAGATATTGTAAGGAAAGAAGAACTGTCCTTTGAAGGAGTAAAGATTTTGAACTTTCCAATGATTGTAAGAGGTGGGTCCTTTAGGTTTTTGCTATTATCCCAAAATTCAGAGTTTATAAATTTAGGCCTGTTTGATGTTAATGGCAGGCTTATTAAAAGCTT